A window of Cyanobacteriota bacterium genomic DNA:
ATCGGTTGCCTGGTTAGAGTTGGCACCTAAGCCGCTCCATCAACAACTGGTTGACCTTGCTCAGCAGGCATCTAGGGCAGGCCGATCGCGGCTACATATTCTACCCCTCTTCCTGTTGCCAGGAGTGCATGTGATGGAGGATATTCCCGCAGAAGTAACCCTAGCATCCCAACTATTGGCTGCGCAGT
This region includes:
- a CDS encoding CbiX/SirB N-terminal domain-containing protein; amino-acid sequence: MLPSDHATDAIVLLAHGSRDPRPQLALTTLAEQVQQRLAHSMGVALQEILVSVAWLELAPKPLHQQLVDLAQQASRAGRSRLHILPLFLLPGVHVMEDIPAEVTLASQLLAAQ